From the Lathyrus oleraceus cultivar Zhongwan6 chromosome 4, CAAS_Psat_ZW6_1.0, whole genome shotgun sequence genome, one window contains:
- the LOC127074198 gene encoding uncharacterized protein LOC127074198: MLPHSYTLDSVSKSQELLSTIQSATSPSEITSLCTSIETFLHAHSPDQSRHFFSLAFPTLICNIFGFENPRAASPSSSGWINIPDLDKTLFSLLSPSGTLATSISAVDRLSLVKYLFPAERLPHWSRSLSDKHNLSDLCPSIFSSSSSSSQIQLNVFQYFFFWFAYYPVSKANSNNSDQISVKTSTGKFRLENWKSSIPGFSASKNNVSNKKPYYDLYTRLLYAYLRANVPTSDLTSHQPYRSSILHYGSSHDATIVDRAEFVVNTLIHFWLVDNDFSPFPVSVCKALGVSFPFGEMPPTSGLSKVVKLFVRYLGLSTVTAFCENGNSSSSYSPSARWRTMEVSKNKDLGYACWNQCLQRPLYRFLLRTLLFCPMASSVKNVSQVFSLWIRYLEPWNIKVGKFKELDAMNGEKLENSVSENGSGGGGFTPCWQDYVLSNYLYYTSLVMHFIGFAHRFLHSDVEIVVQMVLKVLDTLTSSKELIDLLKNVDTLFHSKQAGLSKPMLNNLYRYVPIIREQLQDWEDGLCETDVDGSFLHDNWNKDLRLFADGEDGGQQLLQLFILRAEAELQAISGDNVARSLKCIDSLKEKLGCLFDGRAIKPSSISPERIQHQQSRDEIFKPRRAGNRMCTDVKYKGDWMRRPISSDEIAWLAKVLVWLSDWMNENLGLNQSEISLRLNETNNSKSSSPCSYVEVSPDVTHICGPSEALKAFLCTICSWFLFVGAACLGFMRKNGLRVNLRILASKKVVMVFVLYAVFNVLKKFF; the protein is encoded by the exons ATGCTCCCTCACTCCTACACCTTAGATTCCGTTTCCAAATCCCAGGAGCTATTATCAACCATCCAATCAGCCACCTCACCTTCCGAAATAACCTCCCTTTGCACCTCCATTGAAACCTTCCTGCACGCTCACTCACCCGATCAATCCCGTCACTTCTTCTCCCTCGCTTTCCCAACCCTAATCTGCAACATCTTCGGCTTCGAAAACCCTCGCGCCGCTTCTCCTTCATCCAGCGGTTGGATCAACATCCCCGACCTCGACAAAACCCTATTCTCTCTCCTCTCCCCTTCCGGCACACTCGCCACCTCCATCTCCGCCGTCGACCGCCTCTCCCTTGTCAAATACCTTTTCCCCGCCGAACGTCTCCCTCACTGGTCCCGTTCCCTCTCAGATAAACACAATCTCTCCGATCTTTGTCCTTCAATCTTCAGCTCTTCATCTTCCTCTTCTCAAATTCAACTCAATGTCTTCCAATACTTCTTTTTCTGGTTCGCTTATTATCCTGTCTCCAAGGCTAATTCGAATAATTCCGATCAAATTTCCGTCAAGACATCCACCGGAAAATTCAGGTTAGAAAATTGGAAATCTTCCATCCCTGGTTTCTCAGCCTCCAAAAACAACGTGTCAAACAAAAAACCCTACTATGACCTTTACACGCGTCTTCTCTACGCGTATCTCCGTGCAAATGTTCCTACCTCCGATTTAACCTCTCACCAACCCTATCGGAGCTCCATTCTCCATTACGGTTCCAGTCACGATGCAACTATTGTGGATAGAGCCGAGTTTGTTGTCAACACGCTGATTCATTTCTGGCTTGTTGACAACGATTTCTCGCCGTTCCCTGTCAGTGTTTGTAAAGCTCTCGGGGTTAGTTTTCCGTTTGGCGAAATGCCTCCGACATCAGGTTTGAGTAAAGTTGTTAAGTTGTTTGTGAGGTATTTGGGGTTGAGTACTGTAACTGCGTTTTGTGAGAATGGAAATTCTAGTTCTAGTTATAGTCCCAGTGCTAGGTGGAGGACTATGGAGGTTTCTAAGAACAAGGATTTAGGTTATGCGTGTTGGAACCAATGTTTGCAGAGGCCTTTGTATAGGTTTTTGTTGAGGACATTGCTGTTTTGTCCAATGGCTTCTTCGGTTAAGAATGTTTCTCAAGTGTTTTCTCTTTGGATTAGATACTTGGAGCCTTGGAATATTAAGGTGGGTAAATTTAAAGAACTGGATGCAATGAATGGTGAGAAATTGGAAAATTCTGTGTCTGAAAATGGAAGCGGTGGTGGTGGGTTTACACCATGTTGGCAGGATTATGTTCTCTCTAATTATCTGTACTATACTTCCTTGGTTATGCATTTTATTGGATTTGCTCACAGGTTTCTTCATAGTGATGTTGAAATTGTAGTCCAGATGGTTCTCAAG GTGTTAGACACATTGACATCATCCAAAGAGCTCATTGACCTTTTGAAGAATGTAGATACCCTTTTCCATTCCAAACAGGCTGGCTTGAGCAAACCAATGTTGAATAACTTGTACAGATATGTTCCTATCATCCGTGAACAGCTGCAG GACTGGGAGGATGGTTTATGTGAGACTGATGTTGATGGTTCTTTCTTGCATGATAATTGGAACAAAGATTTGCGACTATTTGCTGATGGGGAAGATGGTGGACAACAGCTCCTTCAG TTGTTTATTTTGCGCGCAGAAGCTGAGTTACAAGCTATATCCGGTGATAATGTTGCACGCAGCCTTAAATGCATAGACTCATTGAAGGAAAAATTAGGATGTTTATTTGATGGGAGAGCTATAAAACCATCTTCAATCTCCCCAGAACGAattcagcatcaacaatcccgTGATGAGATATTCAAGCCTAGAAGGGCTGGCAATCGCATGTGTACAGATGTTAAATACAAAGGTGACTGGATGAGACGTCCCATATCCAGCGATGAGATTGCATGGCTTGCAAAAGTGCTTGTTTGGTTGTCTGATTGGATGAATGAGAATCTTGGATTAAACCAATCAGAGATCAGTCTTAGATTAAATGAAACAAACAACAGTAAGTCAAGTTCCCCGTGTTCCTATGTGGAAGTATCACCCGATGTGACCCATATATGCGGTCCTTCAGAGGCCCTGAAGGCTTTTCTCTGCACAATATGTTCTTGGTTTCTCTTTGTTGGTGCTGCTTGTCTGGGTTTCATGCGAAAAAATGGTCTGAGGGTGAATTTGAGGATACTAGCCTCTAAGAAAGTTGTAATGGTTTTTGTTTTATATGCTGTTTTTAACGTACTGAAGAAATTCTTTTGA